A stretch of Argonema galeatum A003/A1 DNA encodes these proteins:
- a CDS encoding GUN4 domain-containing protein, with protein MKLGHSADYTQLGRLLAAKQWKEADLETRQLMLEIAGAKERTECLLTQNDIQQFPCAALIIIDRLWVESSQDRFGFSVIKRIYQEVDGDYANLAQRVGWRRGDKWIGYNEIDFTSDAPVGHLPITWLVPTSFWMYWLARFASPGWRLLLERAVECKL; from the coding sequence ATGAAATTAGGTCATAGTGCTGACTATACTCAATTAGGCCGTCTACTAGCAGCTAAACAGTGGAAAGAAGCCGATCTGGAAACTAGGCAATTGATGCTAGAGATCGCGGGTGCGAAGGAAAGAACAGAGTGCTTGCTCACCCAAAATGATATCCAACAATTTCCCTGCGCCGCCCTTATAATTATTGATCGACTTTGGGTAGAGTCTAGCCAGGATCGCTTCGGCTTTAGTGTAATTAAGAGAATTTACCAAGAGGTTGATGGAGATTACGCAAATTTAGCCCAGCGAGTCGGTTGGCGCAGGGGAGACAAGTGGATCGGCTACAATGAGATCGATTTTACGAGTGATGCACCTGTGGGACACTTACCAATCACTTGGTTAGTTCCAACATCGTTTTGGATGTACTGGTTAGCGCGGTTTGCAAGTCCAGGTTGGCGGCTACTTCTGGAACGAGCTGTCGAATGCAAGTTGTAA
- a CDS encoding peptidoglycan-binding domain-containing protein, translating into MQSLSQYQTKSDRTTATEALPVLCYGSYGDAVRIVQRVLYCQNYYSNVLDGFFGLRTEAAVKSFQKEKGLVADGIVDPQTW; encoded by the coding sequence ATGCAATCTCTAAGCCAGTATCAAACCAAGAGCGATCGCACAACTGCCACTGAGGCTCTGCCGGTTCTGTGTTACGGTAGCTACGGTGATGCCGTCAGAATTGTGCAGCGAGTTTTGTATTGCCAGAACTACTACAGCAATGTGCTTGATGGGTTCTTCGGTCTACGCACAGAGGCGGCTGTAAAATCATTCCAAAAAGAAAAAGGGTTGGTGGCCGATGGAATTGTTGATCCCCAAACCTGGTGA
- a CDS encoding poly(A) polymerase: MSKSDKRKMATSREVYDRILWDARLNPSAFIIGYRERTSEDKIWEKPFLKWQPNGDIPWHRIRYIRCQETVVWDRDRHLDLLSTGELPAAAWVTHNELASENFPFEARSVYGYGSSGWQVVERTLGTAKLNSLKIVSFNVLWDNYESEIIHTAKRIPVISEHLRCCDADIIGLQEATPQLLEFLLTQNWVRDYFISESPSGSTLHSHGILLLSRSPFTLVEHQYSAHKRVFVGTWLFNDRPLRVAAVHLTSDRAYNAIEKRTLQLNILFEYLKTQPGECLIVGDFNSRDNELGEILAENNFIDVWQLLHPEEVGYTFDPPRNPLAALMSLTGKAARFDRILLRDESKHCIPHSIELFACDPIPDTERKLYPSDHFGVRAMLEYTHPETRFLGETGFLSDVLPVYQSFVGWVEARNPTNALGFARAQPNLQRNGEGIVGETGFLCDVLPVYQSAVVVIPPAEFWPAIQTIRRRFDRSFHRWMPHINLIYGFVPEEYFEAALKALAQTLKQIKPFQITLEGFDTFTHRSSSTAWLRPVADPPEALHQLQSVLQQLFPQCDEQSKKSPNGFTPHLSVGQFPSSEEAFSQLPSWHPVSFPVESVALISRCGDEPFEVRYLVHLGEQNEDIGVVKLLWNPTPNPSPSHGEGSNTVRFSPPSLVGRGVGGVGFSDPNSIGEGRTELVQLINKLEPQLSQTQQAHRETILSIIAQACAECLGFQPSLHLLGSARLGVQSPQSDLDIVCLIPAHLSGQAFLESVQQKLVGLCDRSNLVEDARMPVLRMQIEGLSVDLLYARTTAEPSKFVRIKESDREFFDPVSWQAVSSCLASDLIAEAVQKRIPLASFQELLRAVRAWAKARQIHGNAWGFMGNFSWALLAAWSCTNYPLDIANIEIETLLVHFFQMLVQHDWTQPVSLTEAGKLYRPRLPRDWLPVVTPIEPCQNSARNVSRSTAQILQNEFVRAAKIAEQVLAGEVGWSSFFESIEIEKESKLLLVVTATSEDNESLEGCGGWLEGNAIGLVIYLEQQLNASVRPWPGIKREQNRSKIVLGLQVSESCDRATIEQIAKEFVTRSYFGNNFSIELLT; encoded by the coding sequence ATGTCTAAGTCAGATAAGAGAAAAATGGCAACCAGCCGCGAGGTGTATGACCGTATTTTATGGGATGCACGCCTAAATCCCAGTGCGTTTATTATCGGATATAGAGAGCGTACATCAGAGGATAAAATCTGGGAAAAACCTTTCTTAAAATGGCAACCAAACGGAGATATTCCCTGGCATCGGATTCGCTACATTCGCTGTCAAGAAACTGTTGTTTGGGATCGCGATCGGCATTTGGATTTGCTTTCAACAGGAGAGTTGCCCGCTGCTGCATGGGTAACGCACAATGAGCTGGCGTCGGAAAATTTCCCATTTGAAGCGCGATCGGTTTACGGGTATGGTTCGTCAGGTTGGCAAGTAGTCGAGCGCACTTTGGGAACGGCGAAATTAAATAGTTTAAAAATAGTTAGTTTTAATGTTCTTTGGGATAACTACGAGTCGGAGATTATCCATACAGCAAAGCGTATTCCAGTTATTTCCGAACATCTGCGCTGCTGCGATGCTGACATCATTGGTTTGCAAGAAGCGACGCCACAACTGTTGGAATTTCTATTAACACAAAATTGGGTACGCGATTACTTTATCTCGGAATCGCCTTCTGGATCTACGCTTCATTCACATGGTATTTTGCTTTTGTCGCGATCGCCATTTACTCTAGTCGAACATCAGTATTCGGCGCACAAGCGAGTGTTCGTGGGAACATGGCTTTTCAACGATAGACCGTTGCGGGTAGCGGCGGTGCATCTGACGAGCGATCGGGCCTACAATGCGATCGAAAAGCGTACCCTTCAACTAAATATATTGTTTGAATATCTGAAAACGCAACCAGGTGAGTGTTTAATTGTAGGAGACTTTAATAGTAGAGATAATGAATTAGGAGAAATATTAGCAGAAAATAACTTTATCGATGTTTGGCAGCTACTGCATCCAGAAGAAGTAGGTTACACTTTCGATCCGCCGCGAAACCCGCTGGCAGCACTGATGAGTTTAACCGGAAAGGCGGCGCGATTCGATCGCATCCTACTGCGAGATGAAAGTAAGCATTGCATACCACATTCGATAGAATTATTTGCCTGCGATCCTATTCCCGATACTGAAAGAAAACTTTATCCTTCGGATCATTTTGGCGTGCGTGCAATGCTGGAATACACGCATCCAGAAACCCGGTTTCTTGGAGAAACCGGGTTTCTTTCTGATGTGCTTCCTGTCTATCAAAGCTTTGTAGGTTGGGTTGAGGCACGAAACCCAACAAATGCGTTGGGTTTCGCTCGCGCTCAACCCAACCTACAAAGAAATGGCGAAGGTATTGTTGGAGAAACCGGATTTCTTTGTGATGTGCTTCCTGTCTATCAAAGTGCTGTGGTGGTAATTCCCCCAGCCGAATTTTGGCCTGCAATTCAGACAATTCGCCGCCGTTTCGATCGCTCTTTCCACCGTTGGATGCCGCACATTAACCTGATTTATGGTTTTGTGCCGGAGGAATATTTTGAAGCAGCGCTAAAAGCGCTCGCACAAACATTAAAACAGATAAAACCTTTTCAAATAACATTAGAAGGTTTCGACACTTTTACTCACCGTTCCAGCTCTACCGCGTGGTTGCGTCCTGTTGCAGATCCACCGGAAGCATTACATCAGTTACAATCCGTTTTACAGCAATTATTTCCCCAGTGCGACGAGCAAAGCAAAAAGTCGCCAAATGGTTTTACGCCTCATCTTAGTGTAGGTCAATTTCCCAGTTCAGAAGAAGCATTTTCCCAGCTTCCTTCTTGGCATCCAGTAAGTTTTCCTGTCGAGTCAGTAGCTTTAATTAGCCGTTGCGGTGACGAACCTTTTGAGGTGCGATATCTCGTGCATTTGGGAGAGCAAAACGAAGATATCGGTGTTGTCAAACTCTTGTGGAACCCCACCCCCAACCCCTCCCCGTCGCACGGGGAGGGGAGCAATACTGTTCGGTTCTCGCCCCCTTCCCTTGTAGGGAGGGGGGTTGGGGGGGTAGGTTTCTCCGATCCGAACAGTATTGGGGAGGGGAGAACTGAGCTTGTACAACTTATTAATAAGCTGGAACCGCAACTGAGTCAGACACAGCAAGCGCATCGGGAAACAATTTTGTCGATAATAGCGCAAGCTTGTGCGGAATGTTTGGGTTTTCAACCATCGCTGCATCTACTCGGTTCGGCGCGTTTGGGGGTGCAAAGTCCGCAAAGTGATTTAGATATTGTTTGTTTAATTCCCGCTCATTTATCCGGTCAGGCATTTTTAGAAAGCGTGCAACAGAAATTGGTGGGATTGTGCGATCGATCGAATCTAGTTGAAGATGCACGGATGCCAGTATTGAGGATGCAAATTGAAGGGTTATCGGTGGATCTGCTTTACGCACGCACAACTGCCGAACCAAGTAAGTTTGTACGGATAAAAGAGAGCGATCGAGAATTTTTCGATCCTGTCAGTTGGCAAGCAGTTTCCAGTTGTTTGGCCTCCGATCTAATTGCAGAGGCAGTACAAAAGCGAATACCTTTAGCATCTTTTCAGGAGCTATTGCGTGCGGTGCGTGCTTGGGCAAAAGCACGTCAAATTCACGGTAATGCTTGGGGTTTTATGGGCAATTTTTCTTGGGCATTGCTAGCAGCTTGGAGTTGCACAAATTACCCGCTGGATATTGCGAATATTGAAATTGAAACATTGCTGGTTCATTTTTTCCAAATGTTAGTCCAACATGATTGGACTCAGCCTGTATCTCTGACGGAAGCTGGCAAACTGTATCGTCCGCGCTTACCCCGCGATTGGCTACCTGTGGTAACGCCAATTGAACCGTGTCAAAATAGTGCGCGAAATGTTTCCCGTTCGACTGCACAAATCTTGCAAAATGAATTCGTTCGCGCTGCAAAAATAGCTGAACAAGTGTTAGCTGGTGAGGTTGGTTGGTCAAGTTTCTTTGAGTCGATCGAGATCGAAAAAGAATCGAAATTATTGTTAGTTGTTACCGCCACAAGTGAAGATAATGAAAGTTTGGAAGGCTGCGGCGGTTGGCTGGAGGGAAATGCGATCGGTTTGGTCATATATTTGGAACAGCAACTGAATGCGTCGGTTAGACCTTGGCCTGGAATTAAAAGAGAACAAAATAGGAGTAAAATTGTTTTGGGTTTGCAGGTTTCGGAAAGTTGCGATCGCGCTACTATAGAACAGATTGCCAAAGAGTTTGTAACTCGCTCTTACTTTGGAAATAATTTTTCTATTGAGTTACTAACTTAG
- a CDS encoding AAA family ATPase yields the protein MNSYHILSPIWSFTNCPEPPNWTLDWSALQAEFDWLKSLENCPQDPRYHAEGDVLTHTRLVCEALISLPAWRELPASERAILFAAALLHDVAKPAATKIEADGSISSKGHVRQGAKMTRQILYSMNVPFQQREAVVNLVQYGSLPLWFWDKENPQASVIKASQIIRCDLLALLAEADVRGRHSNDREQLLERIDFFREFCQENDCFEHPRHFASHHSRFVYFQKENGNPNYTAFDDTRFEVVLMSGLPASGKNHWICEHLPDWTVISLDELRRLMNISPEDNQGAVGDRGREIAREYMRSAKYFVWNATNISRQLRSSLVNLFSAYGGRIRIVYLEAPWEELLERNNSRHAKVPEKVIERMCDRLDIPDITEAHVVDWVYS from the coding sequence ATGAATAGCTACCACATTTTATCACCAATTTGGTCATTTACAAACTGTCCCGAACCTCCCAATTGGACACTAGATTGGTCAGCACTTCAGGCAGAATTTGACTGGCTTAAATCTCTTGAAAATTGTCCGCAAGACCCTCGCTATCATGCGGAAGGCGACGTTCTCACCCACACTCGTTTAGTGTGCGAGGCGCTCATATCTTTACCAGCTTGGCGAGAGTTACCAGCTAGCGAACGAGCGATTCTATTTGCTGCTGCTTTATTGCACGATGTAGCAAAACCTGCTGCTACTAAAATAGAAGCCGATGGTAGCATTTCATCAAAAGGTCACGTTCGCCAGGGAGCAAAGATGACACGGCAAATTCTCTATTCAATGAACGTGCCGTTTCAGCAAAGAGAAGCCGTTGTGAATTTAGTGCAATATGGCAGTCTACCTTTGTGGTTTTGGGATAAAGAAAACCCGCAAGCTTCTGTCATAAAAGCCAGTCAAATAATCCGGTGCGACTTGTTAGCGTTATTGGCAGAAGCTGATGTGAGGGGTCGCCATAGCAATGACCGAGAACAACTTTTAGAACGGATAGACTTTTTTCGAGAATTTTGTCAGGAAAATGACTGTTTTGAGCATCCCAGACATTTTGCTTCCCATCACAGTCGTTTTGTCTATTTCCAAAAGGAAAATGGCAATCCAAATTATACCGCCTTTGACGATACTCGTTTTGAAGTTGTCCTGATGTCAGGATTACCCGCATCTGGTAAAAACCATTGGATTTGCGAACATTTGCCTGATTGGACTGTAATTTCTTTGGATGAATTGCGAAGACTCATGAATATCTCGCCTGAAGATAACCAAGGTGCTGTGGGCGATCGGGGGAGGGAAATAGCTAGAGAGTACATGAGGTCTGCGAAATATTTTGTCTGGAATGCGACAAATATTTCTCGGCAATTGCGTTCTTCTTTGGTTAATTTATTTTCTGCTTATGGGGGAAGAATTAGGATTGTTTATCTGGAAGCTCCTTGGGAAGAATTATTAGAGCGTAATAATTCTCGCCATGCTAAAGTGCCGGAAAAAGTGATAGAGAGAATGTGCGATCGCCTGGATATTCCCGACATCACAGAAGCTCATGTTGTGGATTGGGTTTATAGCTAG
- a CDS encoding RNA ligase family protein → MANRYVVVEEKVDGANAAISFSFDGQMRLQSRGHYLTGGEREKHFNLFKQWAYSHAAAFWQVLGTRYVLYGEWLYAKHTVFYDYLPHYFLEYDRLDIEQGKFLSTQSRKQLLGGLPSVSVPVLFAGRLQSYKQLTGLLVNSNFIRFGHLERFRLSCQEKGLDVERSLKQTDPSSVMEGLYIKVEEEKIVNARYKYIRASFLTTVLQSDGHWLNRPIIPNLLRPNVDLFAL, encoded by the coding sequence ATCGCAAATCGCTATGTCGTAGTTGAAGAAAAAGTCGATGGCGCAAACGCCGCCATCAGTTTCAGTTTTGACGGTCAAATGCGATTGCAAAGTCGAGGACATTATCTCACAGGAGGAGAGCGAGAAAAACACTTTAATTTATTCAAACAATGGGCTTACAGCCATGCGGCAGCGTTTTGGCAAGTGTTGGGTACTCGTTATGTGCTGTATGGCGAATGGTTGTATGCAAAACACACTGTTTTTTACGACTATTTACCTCACTATTTCCTAGAGTACGATCGGCTGGATATCGAACAGGGGAAGTTTCTCAGCACTCAAAGCCGAAAGCAGCTATTAGGAGGATTGCCGAGCGTTTCCGTGCCAGTGTTATTTGCAGGTAGATTACAATCATACAAGCAACTAACCGGATTGTTAGTAAATTCAAATTTTATTCGGTTCGGACACTTGGAGAGATTTCGCCTATCCTGTCAGGAAAAGGGATTGGATGTAGAGCGATCGCTCAAACAAACAGATCCCAGTTCTGTGATGGAAGGATTATATATTAAAGTAGAGGAGGAAAAAATTGTAAATGCCCGATATAAATATATTCGTGCCAGCTTTTTAACCACCGTATTGCAATCCGACGGTCATTGGCTCAACCGGCCTATAATACCCAATTTGCTTCGCCCCAATGTAGACTTGTTTGCGTTATGA
- a CDS encoding protein kinase domain-containing protein, with protein sequence MSYCLNWDCPKPADPLNLPNRICRNCGWDILLQGRYRVMRHLGGGGFSKTFEVLDGEISKVLKVLKSNHPKAVSLFQQEEQVLSRLSHPGIPRIDREAYFTILPRKSQQLLHCLVMEKIDGCNLEEWLIARNYQPISQAEAVDWLKQLATILAQVHQQEYFHRDIKPSNIMRRSNGQLALIDFGTAREISGTYLAKVGSGQNVTGIISAGYTPIEQANGKAVPQSDFFALGRTFIYLLTGKSPNELPEDPHTGELLWRNSAPQVSQPVADFIDYLMAPFPGNRPSSTRLILQYLAEIERHLSLNQLSWQLFSYYNTAKVSPVKTTNHLTIHLTKRRKSKKKKLPKFASEFLAVNATLMLGFTGSQIYDYLSTNPYQQSYQGRPKQAEKSDSAIAAEKNINQLVVPSTAKSDNKLIETGELRPYNTFLGHFSRVNAIAFSPDGEILASGGGDSTIKLWELKTGNQIKTLSGHLSGVNAIAFSPDGKTLASASTDNTIKLWDANTGMPLHTLIGHSGWVSSVAFSPDGQTIASGSYDNTIKLWDANTGELRQTLTGHSSWVFAVAFSPDGQTIASGSFDNTIKLWNAITGEKKQSLTGQSLRVRSLAFSPDGQMLASGTGEGTIELWDLIGSRIQNTLHGHSDAVSSIAFSPDGQKLASSGDSTIKIWDATTGVLLDTLTGHLDTVDAIAFSPRSQFLASGSDDNTIKIWPIEATGDK encoded by the coding sequence GTGAGTTATTGTTTAAATTGGGATTGCCCAAAACCCGCCGATCCGTTGAATCTTCCCAATCGCATTTGTCGCAACTGCGGTTGGGATATATTATTGCAAGGGCGCTATCGGGTCATGCGTCACTTGGGCGGAGGTGGCTTTAGCAAAACCTTTGAAGTGCTGGATGGTGAAATCTCGAAAGTTTTAAAAGTACTCAAGAGCAACCATCCCAAGGCAGTTTCCCTATTTCAGCAGGAAGAGCAGGTTTTGAGTCGGCTAAGCCATCCGGGTATTCCCAGAATCGATCGCGAAGCGTATTTTACCATTTTGCCCAGAAAGAGTCAACAACTGCTGCACTGTCTGGTGATGGAGAAAATTGATGGCTGCAATTTAGAAGAATGGCTCATAGCAAGAAACTATCAGCCTATCTCCCAAGCAGAAGCAGTTGACTGGTTAAAACAGTTGGCAACAATCTTGGCGCAAGTACATCAGCAAGAATATTTCCACCGAGATATTAAGCCATCCAACATCATGCGGCGCTCCAATGGGCAATTGGCGTTAATTGATTTTGGCACAGCTAGAGAGATTTCAGGCACTTACTTAGCGAAAGTCGGTAGCGGACAAAATGTGACGGGAATTATATCCGCAGGCTACACGCCAATCGAGCAAGCTAATGGTAAAGCAGTGCCTCAATCTGATTTTTTTGCTTTGGGGCGCACTTTTATTTATCTGCTCACTGGGAAGTCTCCCAATGAGTTGCCTGAAGATCCCCACACGGGTGAATTGTTGTGGCGAAATAGTGCCCCGCAGGTATCACAACCAGTCGCGGATTTTATCGATTACTTGATGGCTCCCTTTCCAGGAAATCGCCCCTCAAGTACGCGATTAATTTTACAGTATCTGGCGGAAATTGAACGCCATTTGTCTTTAAATCAGCTATCATGGCAATTATTTTCATATTACAATACTGCTAAGGTAAGCCCTGTCAAAACTACAAATCATTTGACAATACATTTGACAAAGAGGAGGAAGTCTAAAAAGAAAAAGCTTCCTAAGTTTGCTAGTGAATTTCTGGCAGTTAATGCGACTCTAATGCTGGGATTTACAGGGAGTCAAATTTATGATTATTTAAGCACAAACCCATATCAGCAGAGTTACCAAGGTCGGCCAAAGCAGGCAGAAAAATCGGACTCGGCAATTGCAGCAGAAAAAAATATTAATCAGTTGGTTGTGCCATCAACTGCCAAGAGTGACAATAAGCTGATAGAAACGGGGGAGTTGCGTCCTTACAATACCTTTTTGGGGCATTTCAGCAGGGTAAATGCGATCGCCTTTAGTCCAGATGGAGAAATTCTCGCCAGCGGTGGTGGCGACAGCACCATCAAGTTGTGGGAGCTAAAAACTGGTAACCAAATTAAAACTTTGTCGGGTCATTTAAGCGGAGTAAATGCGATCGCTTTTAGTCCAGATGGCAAAACTTTAGCTAGTGCCAGTACAGATAATACTATTAAATTGTGGGACGCCAATACAGGTATGCCGCTGCATACCCTCATCGGTCATTCTGGTTGGGTATCTTCCGTTGCATTCAGTCCCGATGGGCAAACTATTGCTAGCGGCAGTTACGACAATACCATCAAACTTTGGGATGCCAATACAGGCGAATTGCGGCAAACCCTAACAGGACATTCTTCCTGGGTATTTGCTGTCGCATTTAGTCCCGATGGACAGACAATTGCTAGTGGCAGTTTTGACAATACCATTAAATTGTGGAACGCTATTACTGGGGAGAAAAAGCAGAGTTTAACCGGGCAATCTTTGCGGGTGCGATCGCTTGCTTTCAGTCCTGATGGACAAATGCTCGCCAGCGGTACGGGAGAAGGTACGATCGAACTGTGGGACTTGATTGGCTCACGCATCCAAAATACTCTTCACGGACATTCCGATGCGGTGAGTTCGATCGCATTTAGTCCCGATGGACAGAAGCTAGCTAGCAGCGGTGACTCAACTATCAAGATTTGGGACGCCACCACAGGTGTATTGCTGGATACTCTCACCGGACATTTAGACACAGTTGATGCTATCGCCTTTAGTCCGCGATCGCAATTTCTCGCCAGCGGTAGCGATGACAATACAATCAAAATTTGGCCGATCGAGGCGACTGGGGACAAGTAA
- a CDS encoding Uma2 family endonuclease, translating to MDLDLIQPKQKFLLTDISWDAYETILKVLQNRPVRVTYDRGNLELISPSYRHQRYKTLIGRFINILAEERNIPLINAGSTTFKRQDLERGLEPDECFYIQNASAVVGKQEIDLTCDPPPDLAIEIDISTSSLNRISIYAALGIPEVWCYDGITVKVYLLGEGKDGKPTQRLTFPFLALPEFMQFLREAEMVDDPTVFRSFRDWVKKGLR from the coding sequence ATGGATCTCGATCTAATTCAACCCAAACAAAAATTTCTGCTTACAGACATCAGCTGGGATGCCTATGAAACTATACTAAAAGTCTTACAAAATCGTCCGGTTCGCGTTACCTACGATCGCGGCAATCTAGAACTAATTAGTCCCTCCTATAGGCATCAGCGCTACAAAACATTAATCGGACGTTTTATTAATATTCTAGCTGAGGAGCGAAATATTCCCCTAATTAATGCAGGTTCTACGACCTTTAAGCGTCAGGATTTGGAGCGGGGGTTGGAACCTGACGAATGTTTCTACATCCAAAATGCGTCTGCTGTAGTCGGTAAGCAAGAAATTGACTTGACCTGCGACCCTCCCCCGGATTTGGCGATCGAGATCGATATTAGCACCAGTTCGCTCAATCGGATATCAATCTATGCGGCTTTGGGTATTCCAGAAGTCTGGTGCTACGATGGCATCACAGTCAAAGTTTACCTACTCGGAGAAGGAAAAGATGGAAAGCCAACCCAAAGGCTGACTTTTCCATTTTTAGCACTGCCAGAGTTTATGCAGTTCCTCCGAGAGGCAGAGATGGTAGACGATCCGACGGTGTTTCGATCGTTCCGGGATTGGGTGAAGAAAGGTTTGCGGTAA
- a CDS encoding BrnT family toxin: MTLNFEWDEQKAEANIKKHGVSFEEAETVFDEPFSITLDDLLHPYEEDRFLTIGYSEEQRLLVVVHRDRGDNIRIISARPVTNSERRIYERII, from the coding sequence ATGACGCTTAACTTTGAGTGGGATGAGCAAAAGGCAGAGGCAAATATTAAAAAACATGGCGTTTCATTTGAAGAAGCTGAAACAGTTTTCGACGAGCCATTCTCCATTACTCTTGATGACCTACTACACCCCTATGAAGAAGACCGCTTTTTAACGATTGGCTATTCTGAGGAGCAACGGCTGCTAGTTGTTGTCCACAGAGATCGAGGAGATAATATTCGTATCATCAGCGCTAGACCTGTTACCAATTCTGAAAGGAGAATCTATGAGCGAATTATCTAA
- the msrP gene encoding protein-methionine-sulfoxide reductase catalytic subunit MsrP, translated as MTIIRVPKSWEIPEREVTPEAVFFNRRRFLKTLMGASIMPILGCQQSEESKVTLSTSLDKAKLTSVKRNPAFAAVDRPITEETLAGRYNNYYEFGSGKSIWQAAQALPTEDWKVEVTGLVKNPRTYDLDDLQKKFPLEERIYRFRCVEAWSMAIPWIGFPMRELMAAVEPTSKAKFVRFTSYYNPKITIGPFWTLGKKLPWPYTEGLRLEEMANELAFFAVGVYGHSLPKQHGAPIREVIPWKYGFKGAKSIVKIEFVENQPATFWNTLVPNEYDFVANVNPTKPHPRWSQATEKFVGKGQKFSWEKRITLPYNGYGEYVASLYV; from the coding sequence ATGACGATAATTCGCGTGCCTAAATCATGGGAAATTCCCGAACGGGAAGTAACCCCAGAAGCTGTTTTTTTCAATCGGCGTCGCTTTCTCAAAACGCTGATGGGGGCAAGTATCATGCCAATACTCGGATGTCAGCAATCTGAGGAATCAAAAGTCACCTTGTCAACAAGTTTGGATAAGGCTAAATTAACTTCAGTTAAACGCAATCCAGCATTTGCGGCGGTCGATCGTCCAATCACTGAAGAAACTCTCGCTGGCAGATACAATAATTATTATGAATTTGGTAGCGGTAAATCGATTTGGCAAGCAGCCCAAGCTTTGCCAACTGAAGATTGGAAAGTCGAAGTAACTGGTCTGGTGAAAAATCCCCGCACTTACGATTTAGACGATTTGCAGAAAAAGTTTCCTTTAGAAGAGCGGATTTATCGCTTTCGCTGCGTTGAAGCATGGTCGATGGCGATTCCGTGGATTGGATTTCCCATGCGCGAATTAATGGCGGCTGTTGAGCCTACTTCTAAAGCTAAATTTGTACGCTTTACCTCCTATTACAATCCTAAAATTACGATCGGCCCCTTTTGGACATTGGGGAAAAAATTGCCTTGGCCCTACACAGAAGGTCTGCGCTTAGAAGAAATGGCGAACGAGTTGGCGTTTTTTGCAGTAGGAGTTTACGGTCATTCCTTGCCAAAACAACACGGTGCGCCGATCAGAGAAGTAATACCGTGGAAGTATGGTTTTAAGGGTGCGAAGTCAATTGTAAAAATTGAGTTTGTAGAAAATCAGCCAGCAACTTTTTGGAATACACTTGTGCCGAACGAATATGATTTTGTGGCAAATGTGAATCCGACTAAGCCTCATCCTCGTTGGTCGCAAGCAACAGAAAAATTTGTCGGTAAGGGGCAGAAGTTTTCTTGGGAAAAACGCATTACCCTTCCTTATAACGGTTATGGGGAATATGTGGCGAGTTTGTATGTTTGA
- a CDS encoding tetratricopeptide repeat protein produces the protein MNRLIPFDQVNGSHNKALECRPDDYRSWYRRGNALRAGRRYRDALASYDKAIECKSDDCRAWYQRGNALDDLGLYEDALASYDRALKLNPLEYWTWYWRGHTLHKVERYEEALASYDEALKLRPEDYWAWYNRGHALRESRRYDDALVSYDRALNLRPNDYWVWYWRGDTLRLMGRYKEAIAYYNKALRLRPKDYWAWYRRGDALLANGRYREAIASYNKAIEINPDKADLWYCKACCFGILIKVNQAIESLQQAIELNPDKYLILAATSSYFDRIRGNDRFQELLKK, from the coding sequence ATGAATCGCCTCATCCCTTTTGACCAAGTGAACGGTAGCCATAATAAAGCGCTGGAGTGCCGTCCCGATGACTACAGATCCTGGTATAGGCGGGGCAATGCGTTGCGTGCCGGTCGGCGCTACAGGGATGCTCTAGCTAGTTACGATAAAGCTATAGAGTGCAAGTCGGATGACTGCCGAGCTTGGTATCAACGGGGAAATGCTCTGGACGATCTGGGCCTTTACGAAGATGCTCTAGCCAGCTACGATCGAGCGCTGAAGTTGAACCCGCTGGAATACTGGACTTGGTACTGGCGGGGTCATACGCTGCATAAAGTGGAACGTTATGAAGAGGCTCTAGCCAGTTATGACGAAGCGTTAAAGTTGAGACCGGAGGATTACTGGGCGTGGTATAATCGGGGCCATGCGCTGCGGGAGTCACGGCGTTACGACGATGCTCTAGTCAGTTACGATCGAGCCTTGAATTTGAGACCGAACGACTACTGGGTGTGGTATTGGCGAGGCGACACTTTGCGTTTGATGGGTCGTTACAAGGAAGCGATCGCCTATTATAATAAGGCGCTGAGGCTAAGACCGAAGGATTATTGGGCTTGGTATCGCCGAGGCGATGCGCTGCTAGCTAATGGTCGATATCGGGAAGCGATCGCCAGCTACAATAAAGCCATAGAAATTAATCCTGACAAAGCTGACCTTTGGTACTGTAAAGCTTGTTGTTTTGGAATCTTAATTAAGGTCAATCAGGCTATTGAAAGCTTGCAACAGGCGATCGAGCTAAATCCAGACAAATACCTCATCCTAGCCGCAACTAGCTCGTATTTTGACCGAATTCGCGGAAACGATCGGTTTCAGGAATTACTCAAAAAATGA